The genomic segment CTGGAAATTGCTGGTGTACGCCGGCAGGTCGATGGCGCGTTTCAGGCTGGCCGGTGCGTTGCCGTCCACGGCGATCTGCTGGGACAGCGATTGCAGCAATTGAATACGGCTTTCCAGCCAGGTCTGGATGTTGCTGGTGGTCAGGCTGCCGAGTTCCTGCATCGAGGATTCGGTACTGCTGCGCAGAGTCTGGCGCTGTCGGTAGTCGTTGAACAGGATGAAACAGGCAAAGGCAACGGCCACCACGAGGGCGGCAGCCAACAAGATCTTGTGGCTGAACTTCATGTTTCTGGTCATTAAGTGAACTACCGCAAAAGGGCTGGTCAACGAGGGGGCGTCAATTTGCCACAGTAGAGGGCTTTGCGCTGCCTCTATTTCGACTGGCCGGCGCCAAAGATTAGGCGGCTTTTTGCGAAACCCGACGAAATACCCGATAGCGCGAAAAAGTGGCTGATTTTCCGATAAAAGCCGGACGGGCGGCCGGATAAATAGCCGACGGGTCGGGGAACCAGACAGGGGTTTTCTCTTCTAAGCTTCTGCTTGGCAGCCATGCCAATCCCCTTCGCTCCAGGAGTTACACCATGTCGCTGCGATCTCTCGCCTTGCTCTCGTTCTGCGTGTTGTTGGCCGCATGCAGCAAGGTCAATCAGGAAAATTATTCCAAGCTGTCGGCGGGCATGCCCAAGGCCGAGGTAGAAAACCTGCTGGGTAAAGCCACCGATTGCTCGGGTGCGCTGGGCATGTCCAGTTGCACCTGGGGCGACAAGAACAGCTTTATCAGCGTGCAGTACGCCGGTGACAAAGTGTTGATGTTTTCCGGCCAAGGCCTGAAATAAACCGGGGCTGTGAGCCCACGGGAGAAGAACAATGAAGCGGTTATTGATAGTCCTTTTTGCCGGTCTGGTATTGGCCGGCTGCGCCTCTTCTGGCGTGGATCCGTTGGCGCCCAAGACCGCCAGCAACGTGAATCTGAAAAAGTACCAGGGCACCTGGTACGAGCTGGCTCGCCTGCCGATGTATTTCCAGCGCAACTGCGAGCAATCGGAGGCTCATTACAGCCTCAAGCCGGACGGCAACATGGCCGTGTTGAACCGCTGCCTGACGGAGCAGTGGCAATGGGAGGAGGCCAAGGGCACGGCTTATCCACAGGTGCCGGGCAAGACCGACAAGTTGTGGGTCGAGTTCGACACCTGGTTTTCGTGGCTGATACCGGCGAAGGGGCAATACTGGGTGTTGTACGTCGGTGATGACTACAAGACCGCCATCGTGGGCGACCCGAGCCGCCGTTACATGTGGCTATTGTCGCGGACCCCGACCGTCAACAATGACGTGCGCGAAGAGCTGCTGAGCAAGGCGCGACAGCAGGGTTATGACACCACGCGGCTGGTCTGGCGGGCGTCGGACAAACAGATGGCCAAGACGTCGCACTAACCGGCACCACAGAACCAATGTGTGAGCGAGCCTGCTCGCTCACACATTTTGTTGTGTCAGCCCAGAAGTTCGCGCAATACCTGGGTAAACGCCCGGCTGCTTTCTTCTTCGCCGGCATGGCGCCCGTCACGAACGACCCACTGGCCATTGACCAGCACATCCCGCACCTGACGATCCCCGCCGGCAAACAACCAGCGGTTCAGAATCCCGTCACCACTGGCCGTCGCCAGATACGGATCGTTGCCATCAAGCACCAGCCAGTCCGCCCGCTTGCCCACTTCCAGCGCACCAATCGGCTGCCCCAGCGCCTGAGCGCCGCCGTCGAGCGCGGCGTCATACAGCGTGCGGCCAACCATTGGCTGCTCCGCGCCATACAACCGGTTACGCCGCTGATCGCGCAGACGCTGGCCGTATTCCAGCCAGCGCAATTCTTCCACCACGCTCAATGACACATGGCTGTCGGAACCGATACCCATGCGTCCACCCTGAGCGAGAAAGTCCACCGCCGGGAAAATCCCGTCGCCGAGGTTGGCTTCGGTGGTCAGACACAAGCCGGCTACCGCCCGGCTCTTGGCCATTAACGTGACTTCTTCGGCGTTGGCATGGGTCGCATGAACCAGGCACCAGCGTTGATCGACGTCGGTGTTTTCATATAGCCATTGCAGCGGACGACGACCGCTCCAGCTCAGGCAGTCATCGACTTCCTTCTGCTGTTCGGCGATGTGGATATGCACCGGGCATTGCTTGTCGCTGGCCGCCAGCACTTCGCTGATTTGCTGTGGCGTGACTGCGCGCAACGAGTGGAAACACAAACCCAGCGACTGCGCCGGTTGCTGCGCCAGGATCGGCTGCAAGCGTGACTGAAGTTTCAGGTAATTTTCGGTGCTGTTGATAAAACGGCGCTGGCCTTCGTTCGGCGTCTGGCCGCCAAAACCGGAATGGCTGTAGAGCACCGGCAACAGCGTCAGGCCGATACCGGCAGCGCTGGCCGCCTGGCTGATACGCAGCGCCAGTTCAGCCGGATCGGCATAGGGCTGACCGTTGACGTCGTGATGGACGTAATGAAATTCAGCGACCGAGGTGTAGCCGGCCTTGAGCATTTCGATGTACAGCTGACGGGCGATGACGCCGAGCTGGTCCGGGCTGATTTTTCCGACGAGACGATACATCAGGTCGCGCCAGGTCCAGAAACTGTCGTTCGGATTGCCCGCCACTTCGGCCAACCCGGCCATCGCCCGCTGGAACGCGTGGGAGTGCAGATTCGGCATGCCCGGCAACAGCGGGCCGCTCAGCCGTTCGGCGCCCTCTGCGTGGGAATCGGCCTGGATACGGGTCAAAACGCCGTCGGTGTTGACCTCAAGACGTACATTGTTGGCCCATCCACTAGGCAGCAGCGCGCGTTCGGCAAAGAAGGCGGACATGGTTCAGCACCCCATCGTGTGTTATTTGTATATACATATACAGACGTTTGCCTGCTCGGTAAACTCCGGCAAGCTAGCAACCTTCTCCAGATGAACAAGGATTAACCGTGCCGACTCCGCCTGCCACATTGCCGCCCAATGCCAATCTGAGCGCCAATCTGGGCGACAGTCCGGCGCCCTTGTATGCGCGCGTCAAACAGATGATCACCCAGCAGATCGACAGTGGAAACTGGCCGCCGCACTACCGTGTCCCGTCGGAAAGCGAGCTGGTCAACCAGCTGGGTTTCAGTCGCATGACCATCAACCGCGCGCTGCGCGAGATGACCGCCGACGGCCTGCTGGTGCGCATGCAGGGCGTCGGCACGTTCGTCGCCGAGCCGAAAAGCCAGTCCGCGCTGTTTGAAGTGCACAACATCGCCGACGAGATTTCCTCCCGCGGCCATCGCCACACCTGCAAGGTCATCACCCTCGAAGAGGAGGCCGCCGGTTCCGAGCGCGCCCTGGCCCTGGACATGCGCGAAGGGCAGAAGGTGTTCCACTCGCTGATCGTGCATTTCGAAAACGATATCCCGGTGCAAATCGAAGACCGTTTCGTCAACGCGCTGGTGGCACCGGACTACCTCAAGCAAGACTTCACCCTGCAAACGCCTTACGCCTATCTGAACCAGGTCGCACCGCTGACTGAAGGCGAACATGTGGTCGAGGCGATTCTGGCCGAAGCCAGCGAGTGCAAATTGTTGCAGATTGAAAAAGGCGAGCCGTGCCTGCTGATCCGTCGCCGTACCTGGTCTGGCCGTCAGCCGGTGACCGCCGCCCGTTTGATCCACCCCGGTTCCCGCCATCGTCTGGAAGGGCGGTTTCATAAATAAAACAAGAGATGCACATGGCTCAGTTGAAGGTTTTACGCGCGGCTGATTATCCGCGCATGCCGTGGAAAAACGGCGGCGGCAGCACCGAAGAAATCACCCGTGATGCTGGCACCGGCCTTGAGGGCTTCGGCTGGCGGCTGTCGATTGCCGATATCGGCGAGTCGGGCGGGTTTTCCACGTTCGCCGGTTATCAGCGGGTGATTACCGTGCTGCAAGGCGCGGGCATGACCTTGCGCGTTGACGGCCAGGACACGCGGCCACTGCTGCCGCTGGACCCGTTTGCCTTCAGCG from the Pseudomonas sp. N3-W genome contains:
- a CDS encoding lipocalin family protein; protein product: MKRLLIVLFAGLVLAGCASSGVDPLAPKTASNVNLKKYQGTWYELARLPMYFQRNCEQSEAHYSLKPDGNMAVLNRCLTEQWQWEEAKGTAYPQVPGKTDKLWVEFDTWFSWLIPAKGQYWVLYVGDDYKTAIVGDPSRRYMWLLSRTPTVNNDVREELLSKARQQGYDTTRLVWRASDKQMAKTSH
- a CDS encoding formimidoylglutamate deiminase; protein product: MSAFFAERALLPSGWANNVRLEVNTDGVLTRIQADSHAEGAERLSGPLLPGMPNLHSHAFQRAMAGLAEVAGNPNDSFWTWRDLMYRLVGKISPDQLGVIARQLYIEMLKAGYTSVAEFHYVHHDVNGQPYADPAELALRISQAASAAGIGLTLLPVLYSHSGFGGQTPNEGQRRFINSTENYLKLQSRLQPILAQQPAQSLGLCFHSLRAVTPQQISEVLAASDKQCPVHIHIAEQQKEVDDCLSWSGRRPLQWLYENTDVDQRWCLVHATHANAEEVTLMAKSRAVAGLCLTTEANLGDGIFPAVDFLAQGGRMGIGSDSHVSLSVVEELRWLEYGQRLRDQRRNRLYGAEQPMVGRTLYDAALDGGAQALGQPIGALEVGKRADWLVLDGNDPYLATASGDGILNRWLFAGGDRQVRDVLVNGQWVVRDGRHAGEEESSRAFTQVLRELLG
- the hutC gene encoding histidine utilization repressor, producing the protein MITQQIDSGNWPPHYRVPSESELVNQLGFSRMTINRALREMTADGLLVRMQGVGTFVAEPKSQSALFEVHNIADEISSRGHRHTCKVITLEEEAAGSERALALDMREGQKVFHSLIVHFENDIPVQIEDRFVNALVAPDYLKQDFTLQTPYAYLNQVAPLTEGEHVVEAILAEASECKLLQIEKGEPCLLIRRRTWSGRQPVTAARLIHPGSRHRLEGRFHK